In one window of Poriferisphaera corsica DNA:
- a CDS encoding Gfo/Idh/MocA family protein, which translates to MNCASNHDYDRPIRVGIAGLGRSGWHIHAMAMDAVGQEKYEICAVFDLDTARSQEAVDKFSAVACESYEELARFEGIDLIVVATPNHLHAEHAMKALQHGKHVVIEKPLGCSVAEVLPVIAYANKKGLICAPYQNRRYDPHFLKVMEIVKSGVLGRVFQINMTVHAFTRRWDWQTLKEFGGGMLNNTGAHFADQAIQFIDGDNLDVFCHFDRALSMGDADDHAMIMMRSPGNPFVMLELSSACAKASDLWLVMGDRGTLWGNMNELHWKTTNFDELPEHEVLRTPTENRWYQFEEVPWEEHHWKLEGDEAKPTWTLEKYYVDLYATIRQGSQLYVSPESVIRQMRVLEQARDSAEAFWSKANLKPVQLNA; encoded by the coding sequence GTGAATTGCGCTTCAAATCATGATTATGATCGGCCGATCCGGGTAGGTATTGCAGGACTTGGACGGAGCGGATGGCACATCCACGCAATGGCGATGGATGCGGTCGGGCAAGAAAAGTACGAAATCTGCGCGGTATTCGATTTGGACACTGCGAGAAGTCAGGAGGCGGTTGATAAATTCAGTGCGGTTGCATGCGAAAGCTACGAAGAACTGGCAAGATTCGAGGGGATTGACCTGATCGTCGTCGCAACGCCGAACCATTTGCATGCTGAACATGCGATGAAGGCATTGCAGCATGGTAAGCATGTGGTGATTGAGAAACCATTAGGCTGCAGTGTCGCTGAAGTATTACCTGTTATTGCGTATGCCAACAAAAAGGGGCTGATTTGCGCCCCGTACCAGAACAGGCGATACGATCCACATTTTCTGAAAGTAATGGAAATCGTCAAGAGCGGCGTGCTTGGACGCGTCTTCCAGATCAATATGACAGTCCATGCTTTTACGCGACGATGGGACTGGCAAACACTGAAGGAATTTGGCGGTGGGATGTTGAACAATACGGGAGCCCATTTTGCAGACCAAGCCATTCAGTTTATCGACGGCGATAACCTTGATGTTTTCTGCCATTTTGATCGGGCTTTATCGATGGGTGACGCAGACGATCATGCGATGATTATGATGCGAAGCCCGGGCAACCCATTTGTTATGCTGGAACTTTCCAGCGCATGTGCCAAGGCATCGGATTTATGGCTGGTGATGGGCGATCGCGGCACACTGTGGGGAAATATGAACGAATTGCACTGGAAAACAACGAATTTCGACGAGCTCCCAGAGCATGAAGTACTAAGAACACCCACAGAGAATCGTTGGTATCAATTCGAGGAAGTGCCTTGGGAAGAACACCACTGGAAGCTTGAGGGTGATGAGGCGAAGCCAACGTGGACGCTTGAAAAATATTACGTTGATCTCTATGCAACGATTAGACAGGGAAGCCAACTATACGTTTCACCTGAAAGCGTCATCAGGCAGATGCGCGTTCTCGAGCAAGCAAGGGATTCTGCGGAAGCATTTTGGAGTAAGGCAAACCTCAAGCCAGTTCAACTCAACGCATAA
- a CDS encoding Gfo/Idh/MocA family protein — translation MKKIGMIGLDTSHVTIFAELLSNQDHEHYIGGGEVIAGWPGGSKDFAMSHSRVDEYTNALRDQYGATIFETPEEVAEVSDAIFIHAVDGATHLELFKQVVSYGKPVFIDKPLACSVHDAKAIIELAEEREVLIGSASSLRYWDELVIAIADKEMGEIESMEAWGPLSFQEGMPWYFWYGVHSVEMLVAGLGPGCEEMSLHMNDKSEILNMRWADGRSGIYHGIKEGHGGFGAVIHRSEGVQVLDCAKSSRPYYVSLVERLMDTLVQGKEMVAYDEMLETVKILEWGCRMKDEKNSRLTV, via the coding sequence ATGAAGAAGATCGGAATGATCGGCCTGGACACTTCGCATGTCACTATTTTTGCGGAATTACTGTCAAATCAAGACCATGAGCATTATATAGGCGGCGGTGAAGTTATCGCTGGATGGCCGGGCGGATCAAAAGATTTCGCGATGAGTCACTCACGAGTCGATGAGTATACAAATGCGTTACGCGATCAATATGGAGCCACAATATTTGAGACTCCTGAAGAGGTAGCGGAAGTGAGTGATGCGATATTCATTCATGCGGTGGATGGGGCAACACATTTAGAGCTTTTCAAACAAGTGGTGAGCTATGGCAAACCTGTGTTTATTGATAAGCCGCTAGCTTGTTCAGTGCATGACGCAAAAGCGATCATTGAATTGGCAGAAGAACGCGAGGTTCTGATTGGCAGCGCATCATCACTAAGGTACTGGGATGAATTGGTGATAGCGATTGCTGACAAGGAAATGGGGGAGATTGAATCGATGGAGGCATGGGGCCCGCTGAGTTTCCAGGAAGGCATGCCTTGGTATTTTTGGTACGGGGTGCATAGCGTGGAGATGCTGGTCGCGGGGTTAGGTCCTGGATGCGAAGAGATGTCTTTACACATGAATGATAAAAGTGAAATCTTGAATATGCGATGGGCTGATGGGCGAAGTGGGATTTACCATGGGATCAAGGAAGGCCATGGTGGATTTGGGGCTGTGATTCATCGATCAGAGGGAGTGCAGGTATTAGACTGTGCGAAGTCGAGTCGGCCATACTATGTGAGCCTAGTCGAAAGACTGATGGATACGCTAGTACAGGGCAAGGAAATGGTCGCGTATGACGAAATGCTGGAAACGGTAAAGATATTGGAGTGGGGCTGCCGAATGAAGGACGAAAAAAACAGCCGCCTGACTGTGTGA
- a CDS encoding GH1 family beta-glucosidase gives MTFPKDFTWGVATSAYQIEGAWDQDGKGQSVWDMACRWPGKVVNMHTGDIACNHYNFYQNDTDIISQIGASAYRFSISWPRVIPNGIGKVNAQGLDFYDKLVDQLLSRNIAPWATLFHWDYPLALFRKGGWLNRDSADWFAEYTQVIVDKLSDRVSHWMTLNEPQCFIGSGHYLGSDAPCLKLPLSEGLLACHNALRSHGKSVQVIRNSAKNKPFIGWAPVGVIKYPLCEEPKHIEAARALTMSGVFKENPFWTNTWYSDPVILGQYPEDGMQAYCQHMDWYDPCDMAEINQPIDFYGVNIYNGQAITLDENDTPKLLDQPQGAPRTAFNWDITPPALRWGVKFLHDRYGLPMYVTENGMSSHDWIDCEGKVQDTQRIDYLRRYLLELKKAVADGADVRGYFQWSLLDNFEWTYGYTQRFGLVHVDYETQKRTLKQSAYWYRDVIQKNDID, from the coding sequence ATGACTTTTCCAAAAGATTTTACCTGGGGTGTCGCGACGAGTGCCTACCAAATAGAGGGTGCTTGGGATCAAGATGGCAAAGGCCAAAGTGTGTGGGATATGGCTTGTCGTTGGCCCGGCAAAGTGGTCAATATGCATACCGGTGATATCGCATGTAATCATTATAATTTCTATCAAAATGATACTGATATTATTAGCCAGATCGGTGCTAGTGCATATCGATTCTCAATCAGTTGGCCGCGAGTTATTCCTAATGGAATTGGCAAAGTTAACGCACAAGGTCTTGATTTCTATGACAAACTTGTCGACCAACTTCTCAGCCGTAATATTGCGCCTTGGGCGACACTCTTTCATTGGGATTATCCGCTTGCCCTTTTCCGTAAAGGAGGGTGGCTCAATCGTGATTCCGCTGACTGGTTCGCCGAATACACACAGGTCATAGTCGATAAGCTGTCTGATCGCGTGTCGCATTGGATGACCCTGAACGAGCCGCAGTGCTTTATAGGCAGCGGCCATTACCTCGGTAGCGATGCTCCTTGCCTGAAATTGCCTCTAAGTGAGGGACTCCTTGCTTGTCACAATGCCCTGCGTTCGCATGGGAAATCCGTTCAGGTGATCCGCAATTCTGCAAAAAATAAGCCATTCATTGGTTGGGCCCCCGTAGGTGTTATCAAATATCCACTTTGCGAAGAGCCAAAACATATTGAAGCGGCACGGGCCCTCACAATGAGCGGCGTCTTCAAGGAAAACCCATTCTGGACCAATACGTGGTATAGCGATCCTGTCATTCTCGGCCAATACCCCGAAGATGGCATGCAAGCCTATTGTCAACATATGGATTGGTATGACCCTTGCGATATGGCAGAAATCAATCAGCCGATCGATTTTTATGGCGTGAACATCTATAACGGGCAAGCGATCACGTTAGATGAAAACGATACCCCTAAGCTTCTCGATCAACCTCAAGGCGCACCCCGTACCGCTTTTAACTGGGATATCACGCCACCGGCTCTTAGGTGGGGCGTAAAGTTTCTTCACGATCGATACGGCCTCCCCATGTATGTCACCGAAAACGGCATGTCTTCGCATGATTGGATTGATTGTGAGGGCAAAGTACAAGACACCCAGCGAATCGACTATCTTCGCCGCTATCTCTTAGAGCTTAAGAAAGCAGTCGCTGATGGGGCTGATGTGCGAGGCTACTTTCAATGGTCGCTTTTGGACAATTTTGAATGGACATACGGCTATACGCAGCGATTTGGCCTAGTTCATGTCGACTACGAAACACAAAAACGAACGCTTAAACAGTCAGCGTACTGGTATCGTGACGTGATTCAAAAGAATGATATCGACTAA
- a CDS encoding LacI family DNA-binding transcriptional regulator produces the protein MTLEDVSKLAGCSTATVSRVINGSSKVSPKTKKTVERAIRELNYQPSFAARMLRREATDTIGVIFPDLDFGFYTEVLKAINKRAAHNGYDLMVAFGYDPEGEMRLVRKYVQQKRVDSLIIMNLDLPARFIRSLNESKVPLVLLDRPEYGMNAISVCIDNEYGARQAMEHLIKTHGYKRIAIATGPADTYDSQVRLQACKQIAQELDLPKRNIFIWDGDFTEDSGYRLMRSQIESGNRLPDAIFALNDPMAIGILDGLRGADLRVPDDIAVIGFDDVSLAKHLNLSSVAVPFDKLGSLAVDAAVNAINEADGHTQKEYLVKTELIIRQTCGGVKELV, from the coding sequence ATGACGTTAGAGGATGTTAGTAAACTGGCCGGATGTTCCACGGCAACGGTTTCCCGTGTGATCAATGGTTCATCCAAGGTCAGCCCAAAAACGAAAAAGACAGTTGAGCGAGCTATTCGTGAGTTGAACTATCAACCCAGTTTCGCCGCAAGAATGCTTCGGCGTGAAGCAACCGATACCATCGGTGTCATTTTCCCTGATCTAGATTTTGGCTTCTACACTGAAGTCCTTAAAGCAATCAACAAGCGTGCGGCTCACAACGGGTACGATCTCATGGTTGCCTTTGGATATGATCCCGAAGGCGAGATGCGTTTAGTGCGCAAGTACGTACAGCAAAAGCGTGTTGATTCACTCATTATCATGAATCTTGATCTACCCGCACGCTTCATCCGCAGTTTGAATGAAAGTAAAGTACCCCTGGTTCTACTCGATAGGCCTGAATATGGTATGAACGCAATATCGGTGTGCATCGATAATGAGTACGGCGCACGTCAAGCAATGGAACATCTGATTAAGACACATGGCTATAAGCGTATTGCAATCGCTACAGGGCCCGCTGATACATACGATTCGCAAGTTCGGCTGCAAGCATGCAAGCAAATTGCGCAAGAACTCGACCTTCCCAAACGAAATATATTCATATGGGATGGGGATTTTACAGAGGACAGTGGTTACCGATTGATGCGATCGCAGATAGAGTCAGGGAATAGATTGCCTGATGCGATATTTGCATTAAATGACCCAATGGCCATCGGTATTTTGGATGGGCTGCGCGGAGCAGATTTGCGTGTTCCAGACGATATTGCAGTCATCGGTTTTGATGATGTTTCGCTCGCTAAACATCTCAATCTTTCTAGTGTAGCCGTACCATTTGACAAACTCGGTTCTCTTGCGGTTGATGCCGCTGTAAACGCGATTAATGAAGCGGATGGTCATACGCAAAAGGAGTATTTAGTTAAAACCGAGCTGATCATCAGGCAAACATGTGGCGGTGTTAAAGAATTAGTCTGA
- a CDS encoding tetratricopeptide repeat protein, which produces MKHTIPIIILTALITVFVGCVGLHDTDVKTYQSPVKAKADQAQKAADLNSSAVNYIEQNNLNRAEQLLKEALTEDMTYAPAHNNLGLVYYRLHQYYTAAWEFEYAAKLMDNAAEPLNNLGMVYEAVGQYKKAHDYYKQAYQADSENVQVIANFARNHVRQGLRNDQLRDLLEEIVLRDDRNEWVAWAREQRAVIGK; this is translated from the coding sequence ATGAAACATACGATACCCATCATTATTCTCACGGCCTTAATAACCGTATTTGTTGGCTGTGTTGGTTTGCACGATACTGATGTAAAAACATATCAATCTCCCGTGAAAGCAAAGGCTGATCAAGCGCAAAAAGCCGCAGATCTAAATTCTTCAGCTGTAAATTATATCGAGCAAAACAACCTTAACCGTGCAGAACAACTACTCAAAGAAGCGCTTACGGAGGATATGACCTACGCTCCCGCGCATAACAACCTCGGCCTAGTCTATTATCGCCTTCATCAATACTACACTGCGGCCTGGGAGTTCGAGTATGCCGCGAAGCTAATGGATAATGCTGCAGAGCCCCTGAATAATCTGGGCATGGTTTATGAGGCTGTTGGTCAATATAAAAAAGCGCATGATTACTACAAACAGGCCTATCAAGCAGATTCCGAAAACGTTCAAGTCATCGCCAATTTTGCTCGCAATCATGTTCGCCAAGGGTTAAGAAATGATCAACTCCGCGATTTACTTGAAGAGATTGTTCTGCGAGATGATCGTAATGAGTGGGTTGCTTGGGCTCGTGAGCAGCGCGCTGTTATTGGAAAGTAA
- a CDS encoding type II secretion system protein L, which produces MKDLLHAILIGESTCSLVVSRGNKLRTLILNPDSNSEDRNDFELVGFESATGNCIIGNPILSLPSAWCYTATVRQDVTNKRPRYETMLYQFEEFLPMDAEMLTASFETDIQQRSSIGCAVETKPIVQILTKLESKGIAVGCICPTIMLVYHALLKQKVLQPECRWLLIAEPNDAVSVVEIKNRKILHWRLLDVSDLSENEYFSAESIKSGAPVNILSVELPDRILDDLKSKDNLKINIVAKDVQSLVAEGALALQQDESLPIFNLLRGELAPRSSLQRYCFPIAYFLVSLILLLMSMVMVLNLRSNQYSQRISTSHEALTNLYQQSFPGKSVPLGVMGRLESEYRKVKGISRQGNVAPKPRSALDALAQILNQIPDDIRFKLTELQIEPNQIRLYGSARSHVNANKIVGALGNGKAVAGYTFELLRTENQTDRSVSFSIVGEKVTQPAYADRSHR; this is translated from the coding sequence ATGAAAGATCTACTCCATGCAATTCTTATTGGTGAATCTACTTGTTCGCTTGTCGTGAGCCGTGGAAATAAGCTACGTACGCTTATATTAAATCCAGATTCCAATTCAGAAGATAGGAATGATTTTGAATTGGTGGGATTTGAATCAGCAACTGGAAATTGTATTATCGGCAACCCTATTTTGAGCCTACCTTCTGCATGGTGTTATACCGCAACGGTCAGGCAGGATGTCACCAACAAACGTCCGCGTTATGAAACAATGCTGTATCAATTCGAAGAATTTCTGCCAATGGATGCAGAGATGTTGACAGCATCATTCGAAACAGACATTCAACAGCGATCCTCGATCGGCTGTGCCGTAGAAACGAAACCAATTGTTCAAATACTCACGAAGCTTGAATCGAAAGGCATTGCCGTTGGCTGTATCTGCCCCACAATTATGTTGGTGTATCATGCCCTACTCAAGCAGAAAGTTTTGCAGCCTGAGTGTCGGTGGCTATTAATAGCCGAACCCAATGACGCGGTAAGTGTTGTTGAAATCAAAAATCGTAAGATTCTACATTGGCGATTATTAGATGTGAGTGATCTATCTGAAAATGAATACTTTTCCGCCGAATCAATAAAGAGCGGGGCACCAGTAAATATCCTTTCAGTAGAACTCCCGGATCGTATTCTTGACGATCTCAAATCAAAAGATAATCTGAAGATTAATATTGTTGCAAAGGATGTTCAGTCACTAGTTGCAGAGGGGGCACTTGCATTGCAGCAAGATGAGTCACTGCCAATATTTAACCTGCTTCGCGGTGAACTCGCCCCTCGGTCGTCACTTCAACGTTATTGTTTTCCAATTGCCTATTTTCTGGTTAGTCTAATCTTATTACTTATGAGTATGGTAATGGTTCTAAACCTACGATCGAACCAATATAGTCAACGTATCAGTACGTCGCATGAAGCTCTCACCAATCTCTATCAACAATCTTTCCCTGGCAAATCCGTTCCGCTCGGTGTCATGGGACGACTAGAGAGCGAATATCGTAAAGTCAAAGGGATCAGTCGGCAGGGCAATGTGGCTCCTAAGCCGCGCTCCGCACTCGATGCACTTGCTCAGATTCTGAATCAGATTCCTGACGATATCCGTTTTAAGCTCACCGAGTTGCAAATCGAACCTAATCAAATTCGCTTGTATGGTTCGGCTCGATCTCACGTTAATGCCAACAAGATAGTCGGAGCACTTGGTAATGGAAAAGCAGTTGCGGGATACACCTTTGAACTACTCCGAACTGAGAACCAGACCGACCGTTCCGTAAGTTTCAGTATTGTAGGCGAGAAGGTCACTCAACCAGCCTATGCCGATAGGAGCCATAGATGA
- a CDS encoding type II secretion system protein encodes MRNGFTLIELLVTVVIAGLLMASVMQVIGTLGRTSRLIEERLDYTYESWRERLVDQIKRDLQHVTSIQHVQDKLILETLGCYNPETMKWKYLPTRVTYYAEFVNDIGVFIREQQLLLDSESKQKLKQIMALSIEEFIVKPVSLDDDMTRERFVVELKLAQEEEVLLVPCVFPMKNQGGVSGE; translated from the coding sequence ATGCGTAATGGATTCACGCTAATTGAGTTGCTGGTTACAGTTGTGATTGCGGGTCTTTTGATGGCAAGTGTAATGCAAGTCATCGGTACGCTAGGGCGTACTTCCCGGTTGATTGAAGAACGTCTTGACTATACATACGAATCTTGGCGAGAACGATTAGTTGATCAGATCAAACGAGATCTGCAGCATGTAACATCAATACAACACGTTCAGGATAAGCTAATCCTTGAAACACTCGGTTGCTACAATCCTGAAACTATGAAATGGAAATATCTACCGACTCGTGTTACTTATTATGCAGAGTTTGTAAATGATATAGGTGTTTTTATCAGAGAGCAGCAGTTGCTACTGGACAGTGAATCGAAACAGAAGTTGAAACAAATTATGGCTCTCAGCATAGAAGAATTTATTGTTAAGCCAGTTAGTTTAGATGATGACATGACACGAGAACGCTTTGTCGTCGAATTAAAGTTAGCCCAAGAAGAGGAAGTGTTGTTGGTTCCATGTGTTTTTCCGATGAAAAATCAAGGGGGTGTAAGTGGTGAATAG
- a CDS encoding prepilin-type N-terminal cleavage/methylation domain-containing protein, whose amino-acid sequence MRYFKPQNNASQYFAGFTLVEVLAALVLLSLLFVGVVGARSRYLRQSARARSRLLAIDKVDDLLASWWMDETYRIKAGQQGQLIDDATIQLIWQIVPVKNIPNLPAFLAIEVVRLEVVDKMANKQDGEVVLSVDLLVSDLEMKAKLEKAQKSEDIETSEDSVENEVERGGDDA is encoded by the coding sequence ATGCGATACTTCAAGCCACAAAATAATGCTAGCCAATATTTCGCGGGATTCACACTCGTTGAAGTGCTCGCTGCACTTGTACTTTTAAGCCTGCTATTCGTGGGGGTTGTGGGCGCTCGTAGTAGATATTTACGGCAATCTGCCAGAGCAAGATCTCGGCTATTGGCGATCGATAAGGTTGATGATTTACTAGCGTCATGGTGGATGGATGAGACGTATAGGATCAAGGCGGGGCAGCAGGGGCAACTCATCGATGATGCTACGATACAACTAATTTGGCAAATCGTACCTGTGAAAAATATCCCGAATCTCCCCGCATTTTTGGCGATCGAAGTGGTGCGTTTGGAAGTGGTTGACAAAATGGCTAATAAGCAAGATGGGGAAGTCGTTTTGTCAGTGGATTTACTAGTAAGTGACCTTGAAATGAAAGCGAAGCTAGAGAAAGCACAAAAGAGTGAAGATATCGAAACATCGGAAGATAGTGTAGAGAATGAGGTAGAGCGGGGAGGTGACGATGCGTAA
- a CDS encoding type II secretion system protein gives MNRHGFTIIELMVCMIIIGLLAGAIMLSLRGAGRRVKWKDTVDYIVRIDEQVRLFSQLHGLGGQLRLNLLSDVSEIVYIPSTHVDIPSDVNLSRFETKKRVWEIPSPFRIEQIRIAGGEVSKTQVALPVGPNGMTLSYAIKLKGEVKQTQDISNDEVDRSSYNRWLIFVGSTGQVHQTDHQEEVDAILQATK, from the coding sequence TTGAATCGTCACGGATTCACAATCATTGAACTGATGGTGTGTATGATTATCATCGGTTTGTTGGCGGGGGCAATTATGCTGTCGTTGCGTGGCGCAGGAAGACGTGTGAAATGGAAAGATACCGTAGATTACATTGTGCGAATAGATGAACAGGTACGCTTATTCTCGCAATTACATGGGTTGGGTGGTCAGTTGCGGCTGAATTTGCTAAGCGATGTCAGTGAAATTGTTTATATACCATCAACGCATGTAGATATTCCCTCAGATGTTAATCTCAGCCGCTTTGAGACAAAAAAACGTGTATGGGAAATTCCTTCTCCGTTTCGTATCGAACAGATACGAATCGCTGGTGGAGAGGTCAGCAAAACACAAGTCGCACTGCCAGTAGGGCCGAATGGCATGACGTTGAGTTATGCTATTAAACTTAAAGGTGAAGTGAAACAGACTCAGGACATTTCAAATGATGAAGTAGACAGGAGCTCCTACAACCGATGGTTGATTTTTGTGGGTAGTACTGGGCAAGTGCATCAGACTGACCACCAGGAGGAAGTCGATGCGATACTTCAAGCCACAAAATAA
- the gspG gene encoding type II secretion system major pseudopilin GspG, with amino-acid sequence MCNMKKYKQAVDQALDIRRQVCGFSLVELMVVLVILGLLAGVVTVSTRMYMSKAKVSASRMEIKTICSGLETFYTLYDRFPSSDEGLDVLTVAQEGEDQAILMQKLIDPWGKPYQYNSPGREGAYDVYSLGADGREGGEGSNADIGNWNLKGR; translated from the coding sequence ATGTGCAATATGAAAAAATATAAGCAGGCCGTCGATCAAGCTTTAGATATTCGACGACAGGTATGTGGATTCTCATTAGTTGAACTAATGGTAGTATTGGTGATTCTTGGTCTACTTGCAGGTGTGGTGACAGTAAGCACAAGAATGTATATGAGTAAGGCAAAGGTCAGCGCCTCACGTATGGAGATAAAAACGATTTGTAGTGGCCTTGAAACGTTCTATACCCTGTATGATCGTTTCCCGAGTAGTGATGAAGGTTTGGATGTGCTGACTGTGGCACAGGAGGGGGAGGATCAGGCCATTCTTATGCAAAAACTAATTGATCCTTGGGGTAAGCCATATCAGTACAACTCTCCTGGACGAGAAGGTGCTTATGACGTCTACAGTCTAGGTGCGGATGGTCGCGAGGGTGGAGAAGGTTCGAACGCTGATATAGGCAATTGGAATCTAAAAGGTAGATAG
- a CDS encoding type II secretion system F family protein has translation MAVFGYIASDGGAKLLEGSVVADSVRAARDQLRERGLRVHEITSNSGSTNGRFVWLRMKRGVRSMQMVEFVRELSTLLGVGTPLLEALDTVIKQQRGAVHLMLLQIRERVASGISLSEALREAKDCGNRGIDSITISMVAVGEDAGNLDEVLDELANFKEHSAALKNRVLSALLYPMIVFSIGILVSVFLMTYVVPGLIEALDEAGQELPAVTQVVKAVSDFLVYKWWLILGVLAVIVAAVMALMRMPRGRYWVHQMVLRIPILGDLICKQAVVQLSFVIATLMRSGIHFEQAISLARSSMRNMLLRDALEETEAAVREGCDIAEALEKTGVFGATVVQVFALGQQSGKMEQMLTRLGRDYDRQVATAAARFTTVLEPVMIVLLAVMIGMIAFATILPIMEMGNTL, from the coding sequence ATGGCGGTATTTGGTTATATCGCGAGTGACGGTGGCGCTAAACTACTGGAAGGGTCGGTAGTCGCCGATAGCGTACGTGCAGCGCGAGATCAGTTGCGTGAACGCGGCTTACGGGTTCATGAAATTACATCCAACAGCGGGTCAACTAATGGGCGATTCGTATGGCTGAGAATGAAACGTGGTGTCCGGTCGATGCAGATGGTCGAGTTTGTCCGTGAACTTTCAACGTTGCTTGGCGTAGGGACGCCGCTATTGGAGGCGCTTGATACGGTTATTAAGCAACAGCGTGGAGCCGTACATTTGATGTTGTTACAGATACGTGAGCGAGTTGCCTCTGGTATATCCTTAAGTGAGGCATTACGTGAAGCGAAAGATTGCGGTAATCGTGGAATCGACTCAATTACCATAAGCATGGTTGCTGTGGGAGAGGACGCGGGGAATCTAGATGAAGTATTGGACGAGTTAGCAAACTTTAAAGAACATTCTGCGGCACTAAAAAACCGTGTGCTCTCAGCTTTACTGTATCCAATGATCGTGTTCAGTATTGGAATTTTGGTTAGTGTCTTTCTGATGACCTACGTGGTGCCAGGGTTGATTGAAGCATTGGATGAGGCAGGCCAAGAATTGCCTGCTGTTACTCAGGTGGTTAAGGCAGTGAGTGATTTCCTCGTATATAAATGGTGGCTCATCTTAGGTGTGTTGGCCGTAATTGTTGCTGCTGTGATGGCATTGATGCGCATGCCACGAGGACGGTACTGGGTGCATCAGATGGTGCTTCGTATCCCGATACTTGGCGATCTGATCTGTAAGCAAGCGGTGGTGCAGCTGTCCTTTGTAATTGCAACACTGATGAGGAGCGGCATTCACTTTGAGCAGGCGATTAGCCTTGCACGAAGTTCAATGCGCAACATGTTGTTGCGCGATGCGTTGGAGGAAACCGAGGCCGCAGTGCGTGAGGGTTGTGATATTGCAGAAGCATTGGAAAAAACAGGTGTTTTCGGAGCAACAGTAGTACAGGTTTTTGCATTGGGGCAACAAAGTGGCAAGATGGAGCAAATGCTCACGAGGCTTGGTCGTGACTATGACCGTCAAGTGGCAACTGCTGCTGCGCGTTTTACGACAGTCCTAGAACCGGTAATGATCGTGCTGCTGGCAGTAATGATTGGCATGATTGCATTTGCGACGATCCTACCAATCATGGAGATGGGAAATACACTCTAA